GTCGGGCAGGGTGCCGAAGCGCCAGGCCTTAACCAGCAGATGCCCCGCTAGCACCAGCCCCCACAACACAAACGGCAGCAGCAACCCGCTATGCGAACTAAATTGAAACAGCATACCGCGAAGCTAGTACACAGGCCCTTGGATTCGACTACGGCAGCCGTTACCAAGCCATGAAAAGACGCTGCCGCCCCGCCGCCGCGACAGCAGCACCGGGGCAGCAGCAGTAGTCAGCACCAGTCGGGAGTAGCGCGAACGATACCGTTCGCGCTACTCCCGACTGGCCCGACAGCCTAGCGGCTCGTAGCCAGCATACCCGCCAGCTCCTCCACGCATTCGGTGAGCTGCTCCCAGGCGGGCAGCATGAAATACTGGTTCTGGTAGCGCGCGCCGGTCACGGGCGTGTTCAGTACGGTTGCCAGGTCGAAGGCCGGGCGTGGCGTGAGCTCGTTCACGCAGTGGTGAATTTCGCCGGCCGACGACAGCAGGCCCGCTCCGTAGAGGTGCGGCTTACCGTCGGATTGCACCATACCAAACTCGGCTGTGAAGAAGTACAGCGCCCAGAGCTGCTCGCGGGCAGGCGAGCCTTCGGGCAGAGCCACGTAGGCCTGCCCCAGCTCGTGCAGGAAGTTGGCCAGGCCTTCATCAAGCAACATGGGCACGTGCCCAAACAGGTCGTGGAACAAGTCGGGCTCGGGGCTGAAATCGAAGGCGTACATCGGCCGGATGCGCGTCACCACCGGAAACTTACGCTCGGCCAGCAGGGCGAAAAACGCGGCCGGCTCGAACGGGCGGCCCACCGGGGCCAGCTGCCAGCCGGTTTCCTCAAATACCGTGGCGCTAAGCTCCCTTATGTCGGGAATGGCTTCGCGCCGGTAGCCCAGCCGGGCCAGGTTT
This DNA window, taken from Hymenobacter sp. 5317J-9, encodes the following:
- a CDS encoding phenylalanine-4-hydroxylase, with amino-acid sequence MFTTNNPAATTASQDQLIWKMLFDRQTALLHRRAVPVFWENLARLGYRREAIPDIRELSATVFEETGWQLAPVGRPFEPAAFFALLAERKFPVVTRIRPMYAFDFSPEPDLFHDLFGHVPMLLDEGLANFLHELGQAYVALPEGSPAREQLWALYFFTAEFGMVQSDGKPHLYGAGLLSSAGEIHHCVNELTPRPAFDLATVLNTPVTGARYQNQYFMLPAWEQLTECVEELAGMLATSR